The window AACAAGCTCAAAATGTCCAACATCAGAATCCAGTGTAGTTGGAGTATCTGTTTTCATTTCTCTGTTCAATCAAGAGAACCTgtgaatttgatacaatttCTATTTTACTGTTCAATTAACACGACTAGAAAATGATACAAACAAATTAACACGACTCTATAAAATGATACATATCAATTTCTATTTTACTGTTCAATTAACACTACTATAGATGATATTGAATTTCATAGGAGATAAAAGTGactttcagaaaaaaaaaaactttaatagATTCTAGCTTGACACTTAACAGTTTAACACAATATAGAGATGTTAATACCCCAGGATAGTTGTCACCATCAACTTTCTGAAGACGAGTGGTAAGATCCCTTGTAGCTTTGGTAAAGTTCTTTTTGGCCCTGCATcattaattaagaaaaattattaATGCATTCATCCTATATACTTAGATGAGCATAAGCACGTGTTATTTCTTCAACAATATGTTGTCTGTCAACCCCATAAGCTTCAAGAGATTCATGATCATTCAATCGAATTCCATCCATATACTCCAAAATAAAGACCTTTTTAGTTGACCATTATTGGAAGAAACAGAAAACAAGCTAAGATAAATGAAGCTACCGGGAACATTATTTAGTACAAGAACAACAAATGAAACACAACATAACAAAAGTCATACCAAAGAGTACCTCAATGTTAACCACagccatagttgttaaaggcgtgAGGCCAGGCTCAGGGGTCAGTGCCTCTGTGTGCGTCAGGTGGGCGATGTCAGCCAGGGGTGCGCCTTTGTGCGCCTTGGTTAGAGGTAGTCTTAACACATACAGTGTCATTACGGATGCCTTAACATTGTTTTCCAGAAGAGACTGTAGCTGATATAATTTCCCTAAGAGATACATAGAGCTGAATCAAAAGAGAATAGCAGAGAAAAACACttgaaaaaacaaataaaaagagGGTTCCAAATACAAGTAACTCAACAACATTTTACACATATCAAGTAAAACTAATTTAGTTTAAGCATGAGAATATGCACCATATGAGACCAAACAATCTCCCCAAACACATATCTATTCATTCCAATAATATTATCCATACCCTTAACTGTAACATGGAAACTTTTCTCATCATTAATCTTGTTGAATTTCAACTTCATGGGCTCAACCTTGACAGATATTCCACTCGGTTCTTCCACCTTAACTCTATATACACATGAATTTCCCACATTTTTCAATCTTCTACTCAATTTCATAGTTCCTGAGAGGTTAGGGATTGTGATGGATGGGTAATTTAAGTTTAGCAAACTTGTTGTGTTTGCTGATGGGCACTTGTATGGCTCTTCAACAAATATTGATATTTGGGTTTTGATTATACCCAACTGAACATAGAAACTTAAGGTAATCTGTGCTGCTTAAATCATAAACCAATCCTGGTTCTATTGCACGGTCTAGCCAGATGTGCCCTGAACCATAGTTGAATGGATTTGCCTTACCAAAATGACATGTAAAAACATGAGAAATTGAGTAGAAGATAATACCTGAAGTCATGATTGCAGACTTAATAGCAGCTGGGCTCCAATGAGGGTGGATGGTTTGATGAGACCAGCAATTCCAGCAACGTGAGGGCATGACATTGAAGTCCCTGATAATATATTGAATGGAAGATGTCGTTTATCTATGCCTATAAAAGAAGGCCCTGATGCTTCTGTATAGTTAGCTAAAATGTAAAATCCAGGCGCAGTAACACCTGACTGAGAAATTGGTGACCTGAGAACCACAAGAAGCATTTTAATTTGTGAGTTTCTTCTATGGAATTAAGAGTGAGATAGAGTATGATTCCCAAGAAAATCAACAACATTATCGAATTTAGAACCGTGACAATGTTTGCTGGAAAGTCTAAGGGATTCAATTGATgctaaacaaataaaaaagcaGAAACAGAACAGTATTAATTTCGCCATAGTCATATGTTTCGCAGAAGAGACTATAGCGGATATAATTTACCTAAGAGATATATTCTGGAAGATTGTACTTGGGCAGATTTGGGTAAAAATATATAGGCATAGcatcaaaaatttcaaatatcaaAATATGAAATGTGGAAGCAGAAATTAAAATTTGAGCATATGCATACCTAGCAGTTACTCCTGGAGTAATGAGAATTTAGAAAAGGAACTGAAACTCGGATCTATCGAAACACATCGCGTTCTCCCTTCTTCTTTGCTAACTAGACTCGCGCCCACTCCATTGCGGATGAAGACTTAAAGGTGGAATCCAATCTCTACAGCTCGATGTTGTCTCTCACTTCATCATCTGTAAGTTTTGATACGGAGATTGGATTTGATTTCTAAGTGGATTCCATGGAGGCTATTACATCCGTATAGAAGAATAAGAGAACGCAGAAATGTGCAAGGCGTGTTAACGTATTGTGTTACTGTCATGCCCTAATCTCACAAGTCATGGATTTTGGGCTTTTTTTTAAGTTAGCCCATGGAACACTTTATAAAAGTGTAAGTAAAATAGTGTTGCTAAAGGtccattttttttgtagtgtataTTCCTTCTTCCTCACATCTCCgtcttcttcattttttttcatctACCAGCAAAATCCTATTACTTTGATTCACTATGCTACCTCAATTCATATTCTTTACATTGaagattaaattataaattgacACTAGCAGCAAAATCGACCCActtttctttgtttcttttatCTTCTCTTATCAATTCCAATTTCTCTCTCAGCAAAGGTGAAAGAAAAGAACTTCCATTGAAGCAGAGAACATGGCCTTCTCACTCAGACGCCTTTCAAAAACTCACGCGTTGCCTTCAAACCCACTCtcttttattctcttcttctaattCACATTGGAAGAAAATTCATCTGCTGAACAACCAGTTCAAACGTGCAGAGAAATACCCACATAAATACCAAATCCAAACCCTTCCCTTCCTCAAATCATCTCCTACTTTCGTCTCATTCATTCGGCACTCGCATATCACAGTtcatcttctctttctcttcttcttctgtgatCGTTGAATTCTAAATCTGTATTTCGAAGAGTTTGTGTATTTTGAAGATGAGTTTTATGAAATTGTATGTTGCTCCAGTTGATACATACTAGGAAAAGATGAAAAGGAAAAactgaaagaaaagaaagagaagtAATTAAAAAAGGAAGAGACacagaaagaagagagagaagtgaTGTTTGGAAGTAAGACTATGAGCTTCTCAGCGATGTTCACGGGGATGACACCGTTTATGCCAAATAAGTAAATCTGTTAGTTTAGGGTACAATTGCACGTTAGtgagtttatttgatataagggcATATCTGTTTTTTCGTGAAAATacaggggcaaatatgtgtattaacccattaaaataaaataaacaacaaccCTTAATCGCATTGTTTTCTTTCAGTACCCTAACTCAGAAACccattatctttctctcttaGGAACCCTAACTCACTATCCCAGTTCAATCAAGCTTAGAACTGGTCGACACCTCTCCTTCCCTGGGATTGTAGTTCAATCGGTCATGGCAGCGCTTTGTCAAGAAGCTGCTGGTTCGAGTAATTTCCATCCGTTCGTCCAACGTCGGTCACCAGCAATCTTCGGTCCGTTAGTCTCTCTCTCCACTGATTTATTTATAACTCTATAACTTCTGTTGCGATTTGTGAGTTTACGATTTTTGTAACTTCCGTTGTGATTTCTGATTTTACGATTTCTGTTCGTCCATATTTATGCTATTACTTTCCAATCTTGGTCTACTTGGTTAGGAATCCTTTGGAAGAGGCGTCTGATGTATTGTGTTGCTGATGATTGTAATTTCTATTGAATTGAATTTCAGTTGAATTTCTGTTGATGATTGTAATTTGGTTTGATTATTGTAGACAACTCAATGTTTGCAATTAGGAGATGATTAAGTTTTAAAATGATGGAAATGCCTCTTTGTTATCTTGGACCtgctaattaaatttataacgATGAAACCCCTCTTTCTTGGCCTCTATATCCCTCTTTCTTGGCCTCTATCTCTGTTTCGAAACAGGGTTTACCCTGTTTGGTGGGGAATACCCTCATTCAATTGAGATGAGTAAACTGCTTAAGCCAGAGAAATCCAAGAATAATTATTAATTCTCTTGGTTAGACTTTTCGTAATAAAATTAAggtatatttgatttataaTTGGTAAATACCAAAAGTGCGTACATGCTTTGAGACTTTTCTTGGCTTAAATGTTACTGTGTTATTGTGTTGCATTATTAAAGTCATGATTTTTGTGTTTTCTATTTAAAGCACAACCCATTCGTTTTTAAATTCATGCTTTTTGTGTTTCACTTGCTCAACCAATTCTCCAGATAGACACTTGATATGGTATTCTATTGTTAAAAAGCATGCCACAAGTTTTATCTTCTTTGGGTTATTGTGGAAGTTGGAGTTCCTTCAATTTCATGATTTTCCTTTTTGGTTTGAGTCTCTTGTCCTTCGTTGTCTAAGTTTCTTTGGGAAGTGTTGATTGTTTGGAGTTCATTCTCAGTGATTTggcttcttttcttttctgtgttgtaACTCTTTCactttcttcctttttcttttactcCGACCTCTGCATACTCTACAGAATCCTCCTTTCACAATGACTGGAATTCATGGGCCATCGGATTATGCTCGGGAACTGCTGCGGCATCCTTCCCTCAAAATCAATGCCAATGCTTGCTTCTTTTCCTAATTAGCTACATTTCTATTAATGATTCCTTATGATTATTCACTTATATTTATATGCCACTGCCTCttgccttttctttttcttttttagttgATACTTGGCTAATGTTTGAAGGTGTTTATTAATTCACTAATTCCTTTCCCCCGagtttccttggttattgtttCACTTGGATGGTGAAGAAAACTTTATAAGTAGGTTTGATTGGAGCAACCAACAGAGTTGGCGCTATTGATGGAGCATTGCGTCGTCCTGGTCCGTTTGATCGTGAGTTCTGTTAGAGATAAGAATTTAAGAAAGATAAAGACTAATATTAATATTTCTTAAATTACTGATATACTATTACAAACTCAACTTTTTATTCAATCACAccactcatatatatattttttggaatACATAAAAGTCAAATATTGATATATGTGTACACATACACATTTATTACTTCCATgcttaattatttaaaaaaattttgaCTAAGACTTTTGCTCCACCTTTGAATGCATTCACGTGATgcactttgattttttttttttttttttttttttaaattaaaaatttaagtttaatattttgaacatgcccccttaaacttaattttccGTAACTCCTAGTTGATCTCTCAAATGACTGAACATATCGTACTTTAACGGTTTCGTAAAGATATCTGCAATCTGGTCTTGTGTCTTCACGTACTTCAGTATCACCTCGTTTTGTTCAATGCACTCCCAAATAAAATGGTACCTCGTATCAATGTGCGTACTTCGATCATGAAACACTGAATTTTTCGCTACTGCCAATGCAGatttattatcaataaaaatctcTGTCGGATCATTTTCAGTCATCTGAAATTCTTCTAGCAATTTCCGAAGCCAAATCGCATGACACACACAAGATGTTGCAGCgacatattcagcttcacaggTAGATAACGTCACGATCGGTTGCTTTTTTGAACTCCATGTGAATGCAGTATCACCCAGAAAAAATACGaaaccagttgtactttttcggtcatccttgtcaccggcCCAGTCACTATCACTGTacccaactaatttgaaatcatcagattttgaataaagtaaactcaaattagttgtacctttaacataacggagaattctttttgCTGCGTTCAAATGTGGTACCgttggggcttccatgtatcgacttactaagccgaCTGCATAAAGAATATCTGGTCTCGTACACGTCAAATATCTGAGACTTCCAACCAAGCTTCGGAATAATGTCGGGTtgactctgtctccaccttcatcttttgctaacttgattccacattcgactggcgtgctgacggaattacaattttccatcttaaacttctttaagatctcctttgcaaaaccactttgagaaataaaaattccgtcgtcattctgcttcacttaaatgccaagataatatgacattaaaccaatgccagtcatctcaaactcacgagccattgtcttcttgaactcctcaaacatcttaggattgttccctgtaaaaatgagatcatccacatacaaacaaacaagtaacatatcgccatttttcacctttgcatATAGGGCATATTCATAtgggcatttgacaaaaccattttcttgaaaatatttgtcaatgcgactgttccaggctcgtgatgcttgcttaagaccataaagtgcctttttcaattttagcactttattttcttgatcTTTCACAATatacccaggtggttgctggatataaatttcTTCTTCTAGATATCCGTTgagaaatgcggatttcacgtccatttgatggattctccacccgtgttgagcagctacagaaattaTCAGTCTGATGctctccattctggcaacaggagcaaaaacttcattgtagtcaattccgggtcgttgactgaacccttttgccaccaatcttgctttatgtcggacaatttcaccgtttgcatctttctttgctttgaacacccatttaactccaatgggtttttgaccggccggaagtgatgtcagctcccatgttttatttttctcgatcgaatgaatctcctcttccatggtttgtctccatttttcatccttcattgcttcttctggatctattggttcatcattaacaaaatgacaataaagagttaattcatcatcgagatttcttgttacatcatagagatctttaataggtatgaattttttCGGCTTTCCGGGTggatgttcatctgaactgtCTCCATCACTCGAGGACGaactcgaactggatgagcttgctgatgtcGAACTGGTTGATGGTGTTGTGGTTGCGACTGTGACTGGTTCTTCAtgatcattgtcttcatccatgaaaggataaaaactgtagttgttttcttttttaccggtccagtcccaaactgcttcttcatcaatggtgacatctctactgatTACAATTTTCTGAGTCTGCggatcgaacattttgtaccctttggaatgttctgaatagcccacaaacaaatatttcttgcttttatcatttagcttcttgcgttcttcatccggtacatggacatgagcaacaatgccaaaaacacgcaaatgagaaataccGGGTTTTATTCcactccatgcttcttgtggagtttgatcccaaacactaACAGTTGGCGATCTATTCAACAGGTAGACAGCACAGTCTACTGCTTCGGCCCATAActccttcggtaaatttttgctttttaacatgctcctcaccatgttgagcaccgttctgttctttctttctactacgccattttgctgaggtgatctggggactgaaaggaaatgacggattccatgatcttcacaaaattgcttgaaagagatggacatgtattcaccgcctctgtctgatctgagtgccttaataaaatgaccactttctttctccacttggactTTGAATTCTTTTAATGTCTCAAATACTtctgttttttccttcaaaaaatacacccaagtttttctactataatcatcaatgaaaagtagaaaatatttattttttcccagggactgtggagtgatcggtccacacacgtCTGTGTGAATTAGCTCAAGTGGTgcctttgctcttgacatggactcctttggaaaactggttgatgaggctggtcaatgtgaggcaatccgtttaccatctgcttctgtcCCAACTGCTTCAatcctccaaaattgagatgtcCATACCGTAAATGCCAAAGCCATGGGGGACTAtgcacacaagctttcaaacatttggccacgtccgtttgaatgttaattgtgaacattctgtttctcgccatgggtactcgtgcaatcagctcctttttctcattcaacaggagtagtttccggtccaccatatgaacttcataatttttctccagtaactgtcccaaactcaaaatattgcttttcatgttggggacataataaacattatcaataaactggtgagcgccatttttaagccgaataagaatggttcctttgcctgtaataggaaccttagaggaatctccaaatacaacattaccgcgaacggattcatagagctccacgaacatcttcttgtcaccacacatatggttacttgccgcattttcaagataccatatattattttcgtgattttcttcaccttcataggtaagtaacactgtgccagttacttcctcatcttgaatattattggcagtctcctctacctcTTTAGGCGGACTCCAACATTCCACCGCGTAGTGACCGTACTTAGAGCAATTATAACATTGAATGTTGGATTTGTCGcgtccttcattcggcctccagtttcctcttccttgaccgcgtcctcggcctcttcctctgcctctagtgaattgagtgcttctgtcattgttgttgttgccgttttcatttctgccttgaTTTCTGCCACGTCCTCTtcctctaccatttcctcctcgacctcttccgcgtcctctgccggactgactactttcgtcatttttaaacacagcctttgttgctaagacttgttctgcggaatcttctcttcgtttctcaaaccgctcctcTCGTGCTTGTAGTGACCCTACAACTTCATCAACGGACATTTCACTGATGTCCCTggactcctccatagccaccactacgtaatcaaattttggtagtagtgatcgcagaattttttcaacaattctggactcttcaattttttctccatactgccgcatctgatttacgacagattttactcgggatgagtaatcactaattgcttccgtctctttcatcctcatcatctcaaattctcctctcagcatctgcaaacgaacttttttaactttctcctccccttgaagagaaactcgtaggatttcccacgcttgtttggcggtcgtagcttcggctactttctcgaacattaattcatccaaaccttgatggatgagagtaagcgccttttgatcgcttttgcgatttttctgcagagtatctttttctATCTGTGTCAACGCTGCCTCGTTACCTGGGACTACGTAGCCTTTTTCGACTATATCCCAGACATCTAgacatccgagtaacgccttcattcgaatacaccaacttgaataattggttttggtgagctgagggtattgataaggaagtttgagaccgtctgaCATTTTTGTAGGGTTTGTTTTGCGGAAGACTAACTCTCGTaacgtggctctgataccactttgttagAGATAAGAATTTAAGAAAGATAAAGACTAATATTAATATTTCTTAAATTACGGATATACTATTACAAACTCAACTTTTTATTCAATCACAccactcatatatatattttttggaatAAATAAAAGTCAAATATTGATATATGTGTACACATACACATTTATTACTTCCATgcttaattatttaaaaaaattttgaCTAAGACTTTTGCTCCACCTTTGAATGCATTCACGTGATgcactttgatttttttttttttttttttaaattaaaaatttaagtttaatattttgaacaagttcaactTTCCTTTGCCTGGTTGTGAAGCACGAGCTGAGATACTAGATATACATACTCGGAAGTGGAAACACCCTCCTTCTAAAGAACTAAAATTGGAACTTGCAACCAGTTGTGTTGGATATTGTGGTGCTGATTTGAAGGCTCTATGCACTGAAGCAGCCATCCTTGCTTTTCGTGAGAAATATCCTCAAGTTTACACAAGCGATGATAAGTTCCTCATTGATGTGGACACAGTCAAGGTTGAGAAATATCATTTTATTGATGCCATGTCCACGATTACCCCTGCTGCTCACAGGGGTGCTGTCGTGCACTCTAGGCCATTGTCTTTAGTAGTTGCACCATGTCTGCAAAGACATCTGCAGATAGCCATGAATTGCATCTCTTATATTTTCTCCCCCATTGGAATGTCATCATAGTTTACCAAGGTTTCCATGCTTTCCTACGGGTCTGCAATACCTCTTGAGTACAGGCCACGTCTTCTGCTATGTGGAGGTGAAGGTTCTGGGCTGGTAATTTCTTGAACTTATTTCATTTTAGCAAATCTGTGTTTATGGAAACCTCAAACTGAATATACTTACTGATCATCTTGGGCCTGAAATTTCTTGAACTAATCCCGTTTCTAAATGCACTCAAACACCTAGCATCTTTAATTGAATTATAGTCTTGTGCATTAAAACTCATGGaactatatatacattttttctTCTGTTATTGTGCTTGTTTGGGGAGTCTTTGGCAAGAGTCATTACCTACTATCCTTGTTATCTACTCCAAATAAAATGGCCATTGCACCTACCTGGGTTTTCTAAGCTGATTGTGTTGCCTTTATTTGCGTCAATGAAGTTTTAAGAATCATAATACTCAATTCTAGcagaaataaataaatcagGATATGTTggttttcaatattttttttatttccttttcttttactGAGATTAACTGAAAGATAATGTTATGTGGGGCAATTGAAGTGTCtatctattttattttactttctcTGCAGTTTCCATGCATTGCTTTGATTATCAGTGAAAACGGCAACTTTTCAGTTATCTAGCTTTTCCTGTATTAGCGATTGATATACTTTTTTGCTGAAGTCTCGTGCAGGAACCTTTTAATGCTGAACCACTCTGTTTAGACTTGGTTACCTCTTATGTGATGCCAGTTGATTTTTTCTACAAGAGAATCCATAGGCCTATCCCTATAGTGACATAGAGACGTTTTATCTTCGCTCTACATCTACTTTTCTATTTCATATTGACAATTTTCATTCTAATTGATTCTGCTGCTGCCTGTCTAAGCAGATATTTGGCCACTGTTGGTGGCCTGATAGAGCACTCTGCAGCAAGCTTTATTGTTTTTGTACTTAGAATTTTTATTATGATCTTTCATTAACAGGAAGCTTCCAAAATATAATGTTACTGCCACCTTGCAGGTATGTTTTTCTATACAAATTAAGttcatatatttttcttttgatcaGATAGAATTTTTGGCTCCTATTGTTGTCGTACAGTGATGGTTGCTTCTAACTTTAGTAGTATTAACTCATTTCGTTTGGCCTATAAACTTTACAGTGTGCTGGTTACAGACTGCCATGAGCAATGTTCAAAAAGTTAGAGGAGTTGGCTGGGATGCTTGTGGCATAGGAAATGGTTTGTCCTTCTTCATCTTGGATTTGAGATCaattttttgaattattatGGCAGTCTGAGTACATGATGATAGAATGCATTAATTGGTTAGCTTCTTAGCTACATTGCTACTGATGCTTTTGGTGCCTCCTTAGATACATTCCTGCTGATGCTTAAATTATGATATAAAAGATAATTCACTTGCATTAATTAGGCTCTGTATTTAAGCTATTCACTTCTCATCAATGATTATTTCCCTTGCTATAACCTCTCACGCAACATTTCGGTTATATTATATTGTTTCTCCTGCTACAACTGATATTGCTTATATTTTAGAACAATCTATTGCTGAAAGGGAGTGAAGGTAAATGTACCCATGTGCATATTCTTGTATTTACAAGATCTATATTCTTTTAATACTTGTATAATTGTTTTTGATCGGTTGCATATCAAATCCTTTTTTATTCTCCTTTTCTCATTTCTTATGCAGATTTTGACATATTCTCCTTTTCTCATTTCTTATGCAGATTTTGACATGTCTGATGCCCAATAAGAGTATGCTTTATCCATTGAACAACTTGCTCCTAGATTAGCTACTTTTAGGATTGAACTTTGTCATTGGTATATGACTGACAATTATTGACAGTTATTTTTGGAgagtttatttcattttttttttcattctagACTTAGCAAACATGATGCGGAAATTCTTTCAACACCCtaatatttttcttcttttaataCTTCTAGTATTGCATTGTTGTCTTGTGGTATATTTCTCTATCTTGTAACTTattacttcttttttttttgttaaaccaTCCGGTACTCCGAACCACATTGGTCGACTAATCCAGATTCGGGGCGGGTCCAAGGATTACGGTATTTAAACCCCTCCCAATCGTCGTTGTGGGGACTTATTACTtctttttaactttgttttttaattatttaagatattttaatttatttgagaGTTGAATATACCTAATATAGAGgtgctcccttcaatccaaatcattttaaatattttaaattagagatttttaatcattataaataacTTTTAATGATAGGCTTTTTAATCATTGTAAATATTTTAATGAGCGTATATTCAATCattgtaaatatttttaatgagtgtattttttatcattataaatACTTTTAATAAGGGTAAATGTCTACTCATTGTAAGTTTATAATGAGCGGAATTATTCCGCTCATTAATACTTTTAGTAAGAAGGGCCTCCTCAAGGGGAATATTCCGCTCATTAAAAACTTTTAATGATGGGTTTTCCTGTCATTAAATCCcctttttcttgtagtgctGATAGCCAATGCTGCTAATTCcaattttttacaaaaaaaaaaaaaaaaagttaattgagcaagtaattaattaattgattgttgTAAAAAAAATGAGTCGTACTAATTATGGGATTTAAAAGATTTTAATTTAGCAATTGAAAATGAATGGGCTTTTGGAGAAATAGAGTCAAAGAAGTAAAATGAGTTCTTTGGACATGGAACCTTTTAGTCTTTAAATCTTAAAAGAAATCCTACTTCATCTATGTTTATAATTTCCAATTTTCCAATTGAAATTAGGAATATATAACATTATCACATTAGTTAATATGAATTCATGGTGTTGTTTGTTGATCCTATTGGATTAAATAGAATTTTGTGTAACTCAATTGTTAACTGATCTGTGCCTGATGAATATTTCTCAAATGGATCAACAAAAAAGTGATGGTTCAGTAGCTTGGCTCATTAGACCATGTGGGCTCGGGTAGCACCAGCTTGTAATCCTTCCATTGCTGAGAGCGGGAGGTTGTCGCTGCTCTGTTAAACCAGCCTAACGCTGTGCCCTCCACTCTAGGAACCAAGCCATCTCAACCTTAGTCAAAACAACATGATTAAACTCTTAGCTTGGAATGGGCAGATGTTAGCTGCATCGAGCCCAAACTTTTGAGCCATAGTAATGTTCCATCACTTTGTTGCCTCCACTTGGGTCACAAGCTT of the Euphorbia lathyris chromosome 7, ddEupLath1.1, whole genome shotgun sequence genome contains:
- the LOC136200846 gene encoding uncharacterized protein, which codes for MPSRCWNCWSHQTIHPHWSPAAIKSAIMTSGKLYQLQSLLENNVKASVMTLYVLRLPLTKAHKGAPLADIAHLTHTEALTPEPGLTPLTTMAVVNIEGQKELYQSYKGSYHSSSES